A single window of Ammospiza caudacuta isolate bAmmCau1 chromosome Z, bAmmCau1.pri, whole genome shotgun sequence DNA harbors:
- the NMRK1 gene encoding nicotinamide riboside kinase 1 gives MKVLVIGLGGVTNGGKTTLAEKLKNMLPNCDIISQDDFFKPESEVETDERGFKLYDVLDALYMDEMVTSIRNWMKSPASSGVVTEEPENTCDNLKNVHILIVEGFLLYNYEPLNELWNRRYFLTLPYEECKRRRSTRVYQPADTPGYFDGHVWPMYLKYKNELEENANMQVDYLDGTKSQEELLSYVYSDIIQELNKLREENQQVTS, from the exons ATGAAAGTGTTGGTTATTGGCCTTGGGGG TGTAACAAATGGAGGGAAAACAACGCTAGCAGAAAAACTTAAGAATATGCTTCCCAACTGTGATATAATCTCTCAAGATGACTTCTTTAAG ccAGAGTCTGAAGTAGAAACAGATGAACGTGGATTTAAGCTATATGATG TACTTGATGCCCTCTATATGGATGAAATGGTGACAAGTATTCGCAATTGGATGAAAAGCCCAGCAAGCTCAGGTGTTGTGACAGAAGAGCCAGAGAATACCTGTGACAATCTGAAAAATGTTCATATTTTGATTGTTGAAGGCTTTCTCCTTTACAATTATGA GCCCCTTAATGAGCTATGGAATAGAAGATATTTTTTGACCCTGCCTTATGAAGAGTGCAAAAGGAGAAGGAG CACCAGAGTCTACCAGCCAGCAGATACACCAGGGTACTTCGATGGACACGTGTGGCCTAtgtatttgaaatataaaaatgaattgGAAGAGAATGCAAATATGCAAGTTG attATTTGGATGGAACAAAATCCCAAGAGGAGCTTTTATCCTATGTGTATAGTGATATAATACAGGAATTAAACAAGCTGAGGGAAGAAA atCAGCAGGTCACATCATGA